A window of Hyperolius riggenbachi isolate aHypRig1 chromosome 1, aHypRig1.pri, whole genome shotgun sequence contains these coding sequences:
- the LIPG gene encoding endothelial lipase: MRVFLGFLWIWLLLAEPYGEASLLEEEGLLKDDTIANLLKEADEDLTAKKPDIQFNAHFSANADEDCFLDPQNDDCLQSCNYNSSAKTFIVIHGWTMSGLFEKWLHKLVHALHEREPFSNVIVVDWMSLAHQLYPDAVNNTKLVGKETATFMDWLQEKANTSLRNVHMIGYSLGAHVAGFAGNHVNGTVGRITGLDPAGPLFEGVEAHKRLSPDDADFVDVLHTYTREALGVSIGIQMPIGHIDIYPNGGDFQPGCGLADVLGAIAYGSIGEAVKCEHERSVHLFVDSLINKDKESFAFQCTDPNRFKKGICLSCRKNRCNAIGYNAKRNTNKRNSKMYLKTRAHMPYKVYHYQMKMHIFDYKKQDSLSEPTFSVLLYGTNNDSATLPLSVPEKIGYNFTNTFLVYTEENIGDLMTIKLKWEGTKQSWYSFWSSLQSYWKDTSGGEQELHIRRIRVKSGETQQKFTFCLKDFHASRIAPGGELIFEKCRDGWEVKPRKRVSL, translated from the exons ATGCGCGTATTCCTGGGCTTTCTGTGGATTTGGCTGCTGCTCGCTGAGCCCTATGGGGAGGCATCGCTGCTGGAGGAGGAAGGCTTGCTGAAAG ACGACACCATTGCCAACTTGCTGAAAGAGGCGGATGAGGATCTGACTGCTAAGAAGCCAGACATTCAGTTTAATGCCCATTTCTCTGCCAATGCTGATGAAGATTGCtttctggacccgcagaacgatgACTGCCTACAGAGCTGCAACTACAACTCCTCGGCCAAGACCTTTATAGTCATCCATGGCTGGACG ATGAGCGGGCTGTTTGAGAAATGGTTACACAAGCTGGTACATGCACTTCATGAAAGAGAACCCTTCTCCAATGTCATTGTGGTGGACTGGATGTCCCTCGCCCATCAACTGTACCCAGACGCTGTGAATAACACAAAACTTGTCGGGAAAGAAACTGCCACATTTATGGACTGGTTGCAG GAGAAAGCCAACACTTCTCTTCGCAATGTCCACATGATCGGATACAGTCTTGGGGCGCACGTTGCGGGTTTTGCCGGTAATCACGTTAATGGAACAGTTGGACGTATTACAG GTTTGGACCCAGCAGGCCCCCTGTTTGAAGGGGTTGAAGCCCACAAGCGTCTGTCCCCGGATGATGCAGATTTCGTTGATGTTCTTCATACCTACACCAGAGAAGCACTCGGAGTCAGCATTGGCATCCAGATGCCCATTGGCCACATAGACATCTACCCCAATGGTGGAGACTTCCAGCCAGGCTGTGGCTTAGCTGACGTTCTCGGGGCCATCGCTTACGGCA GTATTGGTGAAGCAGTCAAATGTGAGCATGAGAGGTCCGTCCACCTGTTTGTGGATTCCCTCATCAATAAGGACAAGGAGAGCTTTGCCTTCCAGTGCACAGACCCCAATCGCTTCAAGAAAGGAATCTGCCTCAGCTGCCGCAAGAATCGCTGCAACGCCATTGGCTACAACGCCAAGAGGAACACCAACAAGAGGAACAGCAAAATGTACCTGAAGACCAGAGCTCACATGCCTTACAAAG TTTACCATTATCAAATGAAGATGCACATCTTTGACTACAAGAAGCAAGATTCTTTATCAGAGCCCACCTTCTCAGTCTTACTCTACGGAACAAACAATGACTCAGCCACTCTGCCATTATCAGT GCCCGAAAAGATCGGATACAACTTCACAAACACTTTCTTGGTTTATACTGAAGAAAATATTGGTGACTTGATGACAATCAAGCTGAAATGGGAAGGCACGAAGCAGTCTTGGTACTCTTTCTGGAGTTCCCTCCAGAGCTATTGGAAAGACACCAGCGGCGGTGAACAGGAGCTGCATATCCGACGCATCCGGGTGAAATCTGGAGAAACCCAACAGAA GTTTACCTTCTGCCTGAAGGACTTTCATGC